Proteins co-encoded in one Kribbella solani genomic window:
- a CDS encoding VOC family protein produces MIELRDDVAAKNAEPGRYIVNFAVEDIEATAAHLRTLGVEWLVHPEDRGVGWFATLVDPDGNYVQLIQLKAEYYANK; encoded by the coding sequence GTGATCGAGCTGCGCGACGACGTGGCGGCGAAGAACGCCGAGCCCGGGCGCTACATCGTGAACTTCGCGGTCGAGGACATCGAGGCGACCGCCGCCCACTTGCGTACGCTCGGGGTGGAGTGGCTGGTGCACCCGGAGGATCGTGGGGTGGGGTGGTTCGCGACGCTGGTGGACCCGGACGGGAACTATGTCCAGTTGATCCAGCTGAAAGCCGAGTATTACGCCAATAAGTGA
- a CDS encoding LCP family protein translates to MAPSRAQRAARGTRARRARTRRRSAITALAIAVIGVLVPGTAYLAARRTRLGAVVTGITFAVYGAAAYVALRKRDVVVAWGLDANRLLWIIGGLITVGVVSVIVLVTSYKMLRPITLVPTSRLFGSLVIGVVCFALAVSTASGTQKLLAQRELVRVFAGDGAKSQTRPTIAANKDVWQQLPRLNLLLLGADDGEGRDGARTDSVMVASIDTKTGNTSLISLTRNFMRMPFPADSPLHRKFPTGFWDPKLGDVEQPEFYLDAMYRNIPKKYPGILGPSDNEGADVLKVSVGAALGLNIHYYVQINLAGFAQVVDALGGITVNINYPVPVGGNDDKNIPPSRYLQPGPNQPLNGTDALWFARGRYNVPTADLARQARQRCTFKAIVERATPQNVLANYESIAKAGEQLIRTDVPQNLLKHLVTLGQRVKTGKLANIDLNKQKNFPNGRNPNYAGMRAIVAQAVNSAGPAAPRKTTTVPPSTAAQPRRTTTVPPSTAAQPSTQPSTTPSTEQSAKPSTKPSTKPSTQSSTGSSAKDTGDLTSACAYNPGPPK, encoded by the coding sequence ATGGCCCCGAGCAGAGCCCAGCGAGCCGCGCGCGGAACCCGGGCACGTCGAGCGAGAACGCGGCGACGGTCCGCGATCACGGCGCTCGCGATCGCGGTCATCGGTGTGCTGGTACCGGGGACGGCATACCTGGCGGCGCGACGTACGCGGCTCGGCGCGGTGGTGACGGGAATCACCTTCGCGGTGTACGGCGCCGCCGCGTACGTCGCGCTGCGCAAGCGGGATGTGGTGGTTGCGTGGGGACTCGATGCGAACCGGCTGCTCTGGATCATCGGCGGACTGATCACGGTCGGCGTTGTCTCGGTGATCGTGCTGGTCACGTCGTACAAGATGCTCCGGCCGATCACTCTCGTACCCACATCGCGCTTGTTCGGCTCGCTCGTCATCGGCGTGGTCTGCTTCGCGCTGGCGGTCAGTACGGCGAGTGGTACGCAGAAGCTGCTGGCACAGCGCGAGCTGGTGCGGGTCTTCGCGGGCGACGGTGCGAAGAGCCAGACCCGGCCGACGATCGCCGCGAACAAGGACGTCTGGCAGCAACTGCCACGGCTCAATCTGCTGTTGCTCGGCGCCGACGACGGGGAGGGCCGGGACGGTGCCCGGACCGACTCGGTGATGGTCGCGAGCATCGACACCAAGACCGGCAACACCTCGCTGATCTCGCTGACCCGGAACTTCATGCGGATGCCGTTTCCGGCCGATTCGCCACTGCACCGGAAGTTCCCGACCGGCTTCTGGGATCCGAAGCTGGGTGACGTCGAGCAGCCGGAGTTCTACCTGGACGCGATGTACCGGAACATCCCGAAGAAGTACCCGGGCATTCTCGGGCCGTCGGACAACGAGGGCGCGGACGTACTCAAGGTGTCGGTCGGCGCGGCGCTCGGGCTGAACATCCACTACTACGTACAGATCAACCTGGCCGGGTTCGCGCAGGTGGTGGACGCGCTCGGCGGGATCACGGTGAACATCAACTACCCGGTTCCGGTGGGTGGGAACGATGACAAGAACATCCCGCCCAGTCGGTACCTGCAACCTGGGCCGAACCAGCCGCTGAACGGGACCGATGCGCTCTGGTTCGCCCGCGGCCGCTACAACGTGCCGACCGCGGACCTGGCTCGGCAGGCCCGGCAGCGCTGCACCTTCAAGGCGATCGTCGAGCGCGCGACACCGCAGAACGTGCTGGCCAACTACGAGTCGATCGCCAAGGCCGGGGAGCAGTTGATCCGTACGGATGTGCCGCAGAACTTGCTGAAGCACCTGGTCACGCTTGGGCAGCGGGTGAAGACCGGCAAGCTCGCGAACATCGACCTGAACAAGCAGAAGAACTTCCCGAACGGGCGGAATCCGAACTACGCGGGGATGCGCGCGATCGTGGCGCAGGCGGTCAACTCGGCGGGGCCGGCAGCACCACGCAAGACCACGACCGTGCCACCGTCGACCGCGGCCCAGCCGCGCAGGACTACCACCGTGCCGCCGTCGACAGCGGCCCAGCCGTCCACGCAGCCGTCGACCACACCATCGACCGAGCAGTCGGCGAAGCCGAGCACCAAGCCGAGCACCAAGCCGTCCACTCAGTCGTCCACCGGTTCGTCGGCCAAGGACACCGGCGATCTGACGTCGGCCTGCGCCTACAACCCCGGCCCGCCCAAGTAG
- a CDS encoding protein-arginine deiminase family protein → MNRDGLLTRADDAGKHGWTDGRGAIFLPNLDDDEHRCTVAPAELDAPGRAVDDKLAACNDAADDRINGPRDAADLAPLTLDAERNLSANATGTVTIAPADKARIFVNGHARNALTADQLRRGVRLQLEGRDVLRDPAVWDGQITVTVSVADNGRTATDSVRMRVAPLMLQNDLQPAQTVLAAQPAKGQGWWGSTPPYQPGAPGDWPEFAKTLRTATKGRELRFLKGTPDGWKDMWAQDTFEPATVSMPTVGGTHTMRILIRSGNLWDLPEKNTPRPAGRLLYRDLRGPDIGVVQQFGDNQAAGVDDLLNMGGNIELLPPYPGYPHGRVYYGSGARRPDPAFLKLITGQGYQSPISYDTSWLLVGHADETVHVVRANNARGWTLAVADPRLAVRLLRDVQRQGGGSQQLFADTRSTRKPTVDELLSGRLTDNEAAAKHIDDQLAILLKATGLRTSELVRLPVFFANMPGYNRLKALTPDLVNGLSVTDRQFAAPDPHGPRLNGRDVFRQATEQALAKNGVRVHWVEDFFWAHLGGGEVHCATNALRDTREATPWWSGNGVSGIVSR, encoded by the coding sequence GTGAATCGGGACGGGCTGCTTACTCGTGCCGATGACGCGGGGAAGCACGGTTGGACCGATGGGCGTGGCGCGATCTTTCTGCCGAATCTTGATGATGACGAGCATCGGTGTACGGTCGCGCCGGCCGAGCTCGATGCGCCCGGACGAGCCGTCGACGACAAGCTTGCCGCCTGCAACGATGCCGCCGACGACCGGATCAACGGCCCCCGCGACGCGGCCGATCTGGCACCACTGACCCTCGATGCCGAACGCAACCTCTCCGCCAACGCCACGGGCACCGTCACCATCGCCCCTGCCGACAAGGCACGGATCTTCGTGAACGGGCACGCCCGGAACGCCTTGACCGCGGATCAGCTGCGGCGCGGTGTTCGACTTCAGCTTGAAGGGCGGGATGTTCTTCGGGATCCGGCAGTGTGGGACGGGCAGATCACCGTCACGGTGAGTGTTGCCGACAACGGCCGCACCGCCACCGACTCGGTGCGGATGCGGGTCGCCCCGCTGATGCTCCAGAACGATCTCCAGCCGGCGCAAACAGTACTGGCCGCTCAACCGGCCAAAGGGCAAGGCTGGTGGGGAAGCACACCCCCGTACCAGCCTGGCGCTCCCGGTGACTGGCCAGAGTTCGCCAAAACGTTGCGGACGGCAACGAAAGGCCGTGAGCTGCGCTTCCTGAAAGGTACGCCGGACGGCTGGAAGGACATGTGGGCGCAGGACACCTTCGAGCCGGCGACCGTGAGTATGCCGACCGTCGGCGGTACGCACACGATGCGCATCCTGATCCGTTCCGGCAACCTCTGGGACCTCCCGGAGAAGAACACCCCGCGCCCGGCCGGACGGCTCCTGTACCGCGATCTGCGCGGCCCGGACATCGGTGTCGTGCAGCAGTTCGGCGACAACCAGGCGGCCGGCGTCGACGACCTGCTGAACATGGGCGGCAATATCGAACTGCTGCCGCCGTACCCCGGCTATCCGCACGGCCGCGTCTACTACGGGTCAGGTGCGCGGCGCCCCGACCCCGCGTTCCTCAAGCTGATCACCGGCCAGGGCTACCAGTCGCCGATCTCGTACGACACCTCCTGGCTGCTGGTCGGTCACGCGGACGAGACCGTGCACGTGGTCCGTGCGAACAACGCCCGTGGCTGGACCCTTGCTGTCGCCGACCCGCGCCTCGCCGTACGCCTTCTGCGCGATGTACAGCGCCAAGGTGGCGGCAGTCAGCAACTGTTCGCGGACACCAGGTCGACGCGCAAACCAACGGTCGACGAGCTCCTGAGCGGCAGGCTCACCGACAACGAGGCAGCGGCGAAGCACATCGACGATCAACTGGCCATCCTGCTGAAGGCGACCGGTCTGCGTACGAGCGAACTGGTCCGGCTGCCGGTGTTCTTCGCCAACATGCCCGGCTACAACCGGCTCAAGGCACTGACTCCGGATCTGGTGAACGGTCTGTCCGTCACGGACCGTCAGTTCGCGGCACCCGACCCGCATGGTCCGCGACTGAACGGACGCGACGTGTTCCGGCAAGCGACCGAGCAAGCACTCGCGAAGAACGGCGTCCGGGTGCACTGGGTCGAAGACTTCTTCTGGGCACACCTCGGTGGCGGCGAGGTGCACTGCGCCACCAACGCCCTCCGGGATACCCGCGAAGCTACGCCTTGGTGGTCCGGAAACGGAGTGTCGGGAATCGTGTCTCGATGA
- a CDS encoding VOC family protein translates to MSLNLHALSFDAKDPAALARFWGGVLRREVAEDDGVYLTEGNAGFRVRFLPSDAIKDRPNQMHFDLTSQTPEDQQATVARALELGGRHLDIGQGPEITHVVLADPEGNEFCVIAAGNNFLANTATIGALSSDGTQAVGYFWSKALDWPLVWDQDEETAIQSPQGGSKISWGGPPVEPKAPKNRLHLDVAPPPGGNAEAEVERLLTLGARRLNTGQHGPDAIPLADPDGNEFCILTPR, encoded by the coding sequence ATGAGCCTCAACCTGCACGCCCTGTCCTTCGACGCGAAGGACCCGGCCGCGCTGGCGCGGTTCTGGGGCGGCGTACTGCGGCGGGAGGTCGCCGAGGACGACGGGGTGTACCTGACCGAGGGGAACGCGGGTTTCCGGGTGCGATTCCTGCCGAGCGACGCGATCAAGGACCGGCCGAACCAGATGCACTTCGACCTGACCAGCCAGACGCCGGAGGACCAGCAGGCGACGGTGGCACGGGCGCTGGAGCTCGGCGGCCGGCATCTCGACATCGGGCAGGGGCCGGAGATCACGCATGTCGTGCTGGCTGATCCGGAGGGCAACGAGTTCTGTGTGATCGCCGCGGGGAACAACTTCCTCGCGAACACCGCGACCATCGGTGCGCTGTCGTCCGACGGTACGCAAGCGGTCGGGTACTTCTGGAGCAAGGCGCTGGACTGGCCGCTGGTCTGGGACCAGGACGAGGAGACCGCGATCCAGTCGCCGCAGGGCGGTTCGAAGATCAGCTGGGGCGGCCCGCCGGTCGAGCCGAAAGCACCCAAGAACCGCCTCCATCTCGACGTCGCACCACCGCCCGGAGGCAACGCCGAGGCCGAAGTCGAACGCCTGCTAACCCTCGGCGCCCGCCGCCTGAACACCGGACAACACGGCCCCGACGCAATCCCCCTGGCAGACCCCGACGGCAACGAGTTCTGCATACTCACCCCCCGCTAA
- a CDS encoding ABC-F family ATP-binding cassette domain-containing protein, with protein sequence MSTQLSLHDLTKSYDHRLVLDRITCAFPPGQVSGLIGENGSGKSTLLRVLAGLEAPTDGTATAAGSVGYLAQDNPLPLDLDVKALADHALADLRRIESRMRELEGLLAAGRTEVLTEYGELQTVFEIREGYDADARFARATYGLGLSALPGERRLAELSGGELARLHLAAVLASSPEILLLDEPTNHLDVSAATWLEDHLRSRRGTTVVVSHDRAFLERVASTLFEVDGDTHRMTRYGNGFQGYLQEKAAERARLEQARQLWEDEVAETRVLVRTTADRVAYGRPMKDKNKVAYDRQTGRVNEAERSKIRNAKERLRRLEADPPPVPAKPLRFSASIRTTGEPAGLDAVGVAVADRLLPVSLEVPAGGRVLITGPNGVGKSTLFDVLAGVIQPDSGYVKRRGRIGYLRQEEDESRPDETLRTALARHPGAAGLGLFRVDQSATRVGALSTGQRRRLALARVLTQAYDVLLLDEPTNHLSLVLVEELEAALDQYAGALVVVSHDRRFRSRWRGPVVELEEHVRVGS encoded by the coding sequence ATGTCTACCCAGCTGTCCCTGCACGACCTCACCAAGTCCTACGACCACCGCCTGGTCCTCGATCGGATCACCTGCGCCTTCCCGCCGGGACAGGTCAGCGGTCTGATCGGCGAGAACGGCTCCGGCAAGTCGACGCTGCTCCGCGTACTCGCCGGGCTCGAAGCGCCGACGGACGGTACGGCGACCGCCGCCGGAAGCGTCGGCTACCTGGCGCAGGACAACCCGCTGCCGCTCGACCTCGACGTGAAGGCGCTGGCCGACCACGCACTGGCCGACCTGCGCCGGATCGAGTCCCGGATGCGCGAGCTGGAAGGCCTGCTCGCCGCCGGGCGTACCGAGGTCCTGACCGAGTACGGCGAGTTGCAGACCGTCTTCGAGATTCGCGAAGGGTACGACGCGGATGCACGGTTCGCGCGGGCCACGTACGGGCTGGGGCTGAGCGCGCTGCCCGGCGAGCGCCGGCTGGCCGAGCTGTCCGGCGGTGAGCTGGCGCGGTTGCACCTGGCCGCGGTACTCGCGTCGTCGCCGGAGATCCTGTTGCTCGACGAGCCGACGAACCATCTGGACGTGTCGGCCGCGACCTGGCTCGAGGACCACCTGCGGTCGCGGCGCGGTACGACGGTTGTCGTGTCGCACGACCGGGCGTTCCTGGAGCGGGTCGCGTCGACGCTGTTCGAGGTCGACGGCGACACGCATCGCATGACCCGATACGGGAACGGGTTTCAGGGCTACCTGCAGGAGAAGGCGGCCGAGCGGGCGCGGCTCGAACAAGCCCGGCAACTGTGGGAGGACGAGGTGGCCGAAACGCGGGTGCTCGTCCGGACCACGGCCGACCGGGTCGCGTACGGGCGGCCGATGAAGGACAAGAACAAGGTCGCGTACGACCGGCAGACCGGCCGCGTCAACGAGGCGGAACGCAGCAAGATCCGGAACGCGAAAGAACGCCTGCGCCGGTTGGAGGCTGATCCGCCTCCCGTGCCCGCGAAGCCGTTGCGGTTCAGTGCGTCGATCCGTACGACCGGTGAACCGGCCGGGCTGGATGCGGTCGGCGTCGCGGTCGCCGACCGGTTGCTGCCGGTGTCGCTTGAGGTTCCCGCCGGCGGTCGGGTGCTGATCACCGGGCCGAACGGTGTCGGGAAGTCGACGTTGTTCGATGTACTCGCCGGGGTGATTCAGCCGGACTCCGGGTACGTCAAGCGGCGCGGGCGGATCGGGTACTTGCGGCAGGAAGAGGATGAGTCGCGGCCGGACGAGACGTTGCGTACCGCACTTGCGCGGCATCCGGGTGCGGCCGGGCTCGGGTTGTTCCGGGTGGATCAGTCGGCGACGCGGGTCGGCGCGTTGTCGACCGGTCAGCGGCGGCGGTTGGCGTTGGCGCGGGTGCTGACGCAGGCGTACGACGTGTTGTTGCTGGATGAGCCGACCAACCACTTGTCGCTGGTGTTGGTGGAGGAGTTGGAGGCGGCGCTCGATCAGTACGCGGGTGCGCTGGTTGTGGTCAGTCACGACCGGCGGTTCAGGTCGCGGTGGCGTGGGCCGGTTGTCGAATTGGAGGAGCACGTTCGTGTCGGTTCGTGA
- a CDS encoding SDR family NAD(P)-dependent oxidoreductase, whose translation MRLSGKRALVIGGGGGGIGRATTEALGNEGASVLVADLDPDRAAAAAAAVRSAGGTAYPVSGDVRSAADVDAMIAAAVQRLGGLDVLVTVVGGQVAFVPAVKLHEMADEDWDTIYEVNLRYVARAVRAALRVFLDQGTGGTIVSVGSVTGFMAAPEQAAYGVMKAGLLSLARTVAAEYARDGIRMNIAAAGAIATAVANAGDGTEVVEEIPVGRLGRSEEVAQAVVYLGSDAAAYVTGQQLVLDGGVSVRGPFQ comes from the coding sequence ATGCGACTGTCCGGCAAACGAGCCCTGGTGATCGGCGGCGGTGGTGGCGGCATCGGCCGCGCGACGACCGAAGCCCTCGGCAACGAAGGTGCTTCGGTGCTGGTCGCGGACCTTGATCCGGACCGCGCCGCGGCCGCCGCGGCGGCAGTCCGGTCCGCTGGCGGTACGGCGTACCCGGTGTCCGGTGATGTCCGGTCGGCGGCGGATGTCGACGCGATGATCGCGGCCGCGGTGCAGCGGCTCGGCGGACTCGACGTACTCGTCACCGTGGTCGGCGGGCAGGTCGCGTTCGTGCCGGCGGTGAAGCTGCACGAGATGGCCGACGAGGACTGGGACACGATCTACGAGGTCAACCTCAGGTACGTCGCCCGCGCGGTCCGGGCCGCGCTGCGCGTCTTCCTCGACCAGGGCACCGGCGGCACGATCGTCAGCGTCGGCTCGGTCACCGGGTTCATGGCGGCGCCGGAGCAGGCCGCGTACGGGGTGATGAAGGCCGGCCTGCTCAGTCTGGCCCGGACGGTCGCCGCCGAGTACGCGCGGGACGGCATCCGGATGAACATCGCGGCGGCGGGCGCGATCGCGACCGCGGTGGCGAACGCGGGCGACGGCACGGAGGTGGTGGAGGAGATCCCGGTCGGCCGGCTCGGGCGGTCGGAGGAGGTCGCGCAGGCGGTCGTTTACCTCGGGTCGGACGCGGCCGCGTACGTCACCGGGCAGCAGCTCGTACTCGACGGCGGCGTCTCCGTCCGTGGTCCATTTCAGTAA
- a CDS encoding VOC family protein, with protein MLQDSKAFSGFSVDDVAVAKEFYTRTLGLEVGEEHGMLHLRVAGGTPVLVYPKPDHVPAEFTVLNFPVPDIDATAQALTELGVTFERYNDKQDELGIFRGGGPLIAWFKDPAGNVLSIIQQ; from the coding sequence ATGTTGCAGGACAGTAAGGCGTTCAGTGGGTTTTCGGTGGATGACGTCGCGGTGGCGAAGGAGTTCTACACGCGGACGCTGGGGCTCGAGGTCGGCGAGGAGCACGGCATGCTGCACCTGCGCGTCGCGGGCGGCACGCCGGTGCTGGTGTACCCGAAACCGGATCACGTACCGGCCGAGTTCACCGTGCTCAACTTCCCGGTGCCGGACATCGATGCGACAGCCCAGGCGTTGACCGAGCTGGGCGTGACCTTCGAGCGGTACAACGACAAGCAGGACGAGCTCGGCATCTTCCGCGGCGGCGGCCCACTGATCGCCTGGTTCAAGGACCCGGCAGGCAACGTACTGTCGATCATTCAGCAGTGA
- a CDS encoding GNAT family N-acetyltransferase, protein MIDIQVRRATPADAESLVRLRALMLAAMGNEVGGPDTPWQLAARDWFADQLKSPDTFAAYVAEDPVAGVVAGAAGSVDAHAPGPYDQSGVRGHLYNVSTEPDFRRRGLARACVVALMDWFRDEAAVGQVELHATDDGIDLYRDLGFIETRFPTLRFRTTKA, encoded by the coding sequence GTGATCGACATTCAGGTACGGCGGGCGACGCCGGCCGACGCGGAGTCCCTGGTCCGTTTACGCGCGTTGATGCTGGCCGCGATGGGTAACGAGGTCGGTGGTCCGGACACACCGTGGCAGCTCGCAGCACGGGACTGGTTCGCCGATCAGCTGAAATCGCCGGACACGTTCGCGGCGTACGTCGCCGAGGACCCGGTCGCCGGAGTGGTCGCGGGAGCGGCCGGAAGCGTCGACGCGCACGCGCCCGGCCCGTACGACCAGAGTGGCGTCCGCGGTCACCTGTACAACGTCAGCACCGAGCCGGATTTCCGGCGGCGCGGGCTGGCCCGCGCCTGCGTGGTCGCACTGATGGACTGGTTCCGCGACGAGGCCGCCGTCGGCCAGGTCGAGCTGCACGCGACCGACGACGGAATCGACCTCTACCGCGACCTCGGTTTCATCGAGACACGATTCCCGACACTCCGTTTCCGGACCACCAAGGCGTAG
- a CDS encoding MarR family transcriptional regulator translates to MTIEDAGIRPLTEGPAEERIETALVVPERVLGGVVAAPVRPGPAGLAAVQTEHLIGDVGDALRLLDAMERVRGHAHPLILGLQDAVGMKMPAALVLNAVANGRNTPGEVARQVGITAGEAELAIADLEALGMVRTTPELAVTGMGQARLSQLDGLTVRVLDVVTGILGPTDAAHLVRLLHTVADGLESAAVAAAVNPALPQAALRN, encoded by the coding sequence GTGACCATCGAAGACGCTGGAATCAGGCCACTGACCGAAGGACCCGCGGAGGAGCGGATCGAAACGGCTCTGGTGGTGCCTGAGCGGGTCCTCGGCGGCGTGGTCGCCGCTCCGGTCCGGCCGGGCCCAGCGGGTCTGGCGGCGGTTCAGACCGAGCACCTGATCGGTGACGTCGGCGACGCGCTCCGGCTGCTCGACGCGATGGAGCGCGTCCGCGGCCACGCCCACCCGTTGATCCTCGGCCTGCAGGACGCGGTCGGGATGAAGATGCCGGCCGCGCTCGTACTGAACGCGGTCGCCAACGGCCGCAACACCCCCGGTGAGGTGGCGCGGCAGGTCGGGATCACCGCCGGCGAGGCCGAGCTGGCGATCGCCGACCTGGAAGCGCTCGGCATGGTCCGGACCACGCCTGAGCTGGCCGTCACCGGCATGGGCCAGGCGCGGCTCTCCCAGCTCGACGGCCTCACCGTCCGCGTCCTCGACGTCGTCACCGGCATCCTCGGCCCGACCGACGCCGCCCACCTGGTCCGTCTCCTGCACACCGTCGCCGACGGCCTGGAGTCCGCCGCGGTGGCCGCCGCCGTGAACCCCGCCCTCCCCCAAGCCGCCCTCCGCAACTGA
- a CDS encoding TetR/AcrR family transcriptional regulator translates to MTDTDHATRPGGRTARVRSDVLAAVEAELAEHGYDALTIDAVATRSGVHRTTVYRRWKSVAGLLVDLLEAGSDDSWQPPDTGSLEGDLIALNREVHAALTARPSITQAVIAASFRTPEAADALTTFWQDRYARSALVVTRAVARGEIPAGTDARQLLLTATAPLYHQLVLLRRPLPRSAADRFARIAAASVG, encoded by the coding sequence ATGACCGATACCGATCACGCAACCAGGCCGGGTGGACGGACCGCCCGCGTCCGGTCAGACGTACTCGCCGCCGTCGAGGCCGAGCTGGCCGAGCACGGGTACGACGCGCTGACCATCGATGCGGTCGCGACGCGGTCCGGCGTACACCGCACGACCGTCTACCGGCGGTGGAAGAGCGTGGCCGGACTGTTGGTCGACCTGCTTGAAGCCGGCAGCGACGACTCGTGGCAGCCGCCCGACACCGGTTCGCTGGAAGGTGATCTGATCGCGCTCAACCGGGAGGTGCACGCGGCGCTCACCGCGCGGCCGTCGATCACTCAGGCGGTGATCGCGGCATCCTTTCGTACGCCGGAAGCCGCCGACGCGCTCACCACCTTCTGGCAGGACCGGTACGCCCGCAGCGCGCTCGTGGTGACCCGAGCCGTTGCGCGCGGCGAGATCCCGGCGGGTACCGACGCGCGGCAACTCCTGCTCACCGCGACCGCGCCGCTGTACCACCAGCTCGTACTGCTCCGCCGCCCGCTGCCCCGATCCGCGGCCGATCGTTTCGCGCGAATCGCCGCCGCTTCAGTCGGTTAA
- a CDS encoding SDR family oxidoreductase — protein MTGRLANEVVLVTGAARGIGRAVAVKAAAEGAAVGLIDILPDALTATTADLAESGAKVAAAVGDITDEVSVRQAVGKLTDDLGGPATVLVNNAGKNSYADPAKMSVAEWDAVFDVDLKGAFLMSRQVLQPMIDNRRGSIVNIASIHSQLTTAGMFPYAAAKSGLVGMTRSLALDVAAYDVRVNAVSPGYISTDLLEEFFDTIPGEREKALGVHPLGRIGTPENVAEVVCFLASDAAAFVTGANWSVDGGLGIRYA, from the coding sequence GTGACCGGACGGTTGGCGAACGAGGTTGTGCTGGTGACGGGGGCGGCGCGCGGGATCGGCCGGGCGGTCGCGGTGAAGGCGGCGGCTGAGGGTGCCGCGGTCGGGCTGATCGACATCCTCCCGGACGCGTTGACCGCGACCACCGCGGACCTGGCCGAGAGCGGCGCGAAGGTGGCGGCCGCGGTCGGCGACATCACCGACGAGGTGTCCGTACGGCAGGCCGTCGGCAAGCTGACCGACGACCTTGGCGGGCCGGCCACCGTACTGGTGAACAACGCCGGCAAGAACTCGTACGCCGACCCGGCGAAGATGTCGGTGGCCGAGTGGGACGCGGTGTTCGACGTCGACCTGAAGGGCGCGTTCCTGATGTCCCGCCAGGTGCTGCAGCCGATGATCGACAACCGGCGCGGATCGATCGTCAACATCGCCTCGATCCACTCCCAGTTGACGACCGCGGGCATGTTCCCGTACGCGGCGGCGAAGTCGGGCCTGGTCGGGATGACCCGCTCGCTCGCCCTCGACGTCGCCGCGTACGACGTCCGGGTGAACGCGGTCAGTCCCGGCTACATCTCCACTGATCTGCTGGAGGAGTTCTTCGACACCATCCCGGGCGAGCGGGAGAAGGCGCTCGGCGTACACCCACTCGGCCGGATCGGCACCCCGGAGAACGTCGCCGAAGTCGTCTGCTTCCTCGCGTCCGACGCGGCCGCGTTCGTCACCGGCGCCAACTGGTCAGTAGACGGCGGCCTCGGCATCCGCTACGCCTGA